A stretch of DNA from Oxyura jamaicensis isolate SHBP4307 breed ruddy duck chromosome 18, BPBGC_Ojam_1.0, whole genome shotgun sequence:
GGGGAACGCAGATGTGGTTCCTTTAAATACAAGGAGGTGACAGCCTTAAACAACGGGGTGGGATCGATGCGTTAGGTGTGAAACCTGGGCTGTACATCTGATACGTTTTTTTTGCCCTTGCCAGTGGCTGTGCCTTTTCCCATTTATCCAtgcattctttttgtttgtgtctAGATCCAGAGTGGGCTTCTTACAAACTTGGAATATTCATTTGCTTGAATTGCTCCGGAATCCATCGCAATCTTCCTCAAATCAGCAGGGTCAAATCCCTTCGGCTTGACTTCTGGGAGAATGATCTTATAGAggtacagaaggaaaaggaataatttaaCTTACTTTTCAGCAAAACCTCCTCTGACTCAGAATTCACGCCATTCTCTATGGACAGGAGAACACAGAGCCAAGTGAACTCATTGGGTAActttaggtgtttttttatGACGTACTCAATCAAATTACACTGATAGGTGACTATGTTTAACAGCCTGCAGTATCTGCATATTGTGGCTTAGAGGCCCACAGTTACTTCCATCtagtatgttttctttagtagTCAACATACCTTTCTTAAATACTGCTTCAGCCTCTAATTTTTCTATTGAATTGTGTTAACAATACAATCACAAATTATTTCTGGGAACAGCTGAAGGTAGAGGAAgatcataaatatattttctcttaattctCTTTTGTTATTTCAATTAACAACCACAATCGTGTGTTCCTTCCCACCTGGTTCAGAGCTGTAAACAGTGAAATACCTAAAATAGTGCAGGCTACTGTTCCAAAGGAAACGTATAAACTTTTGTGTAGACACACTGAGAGTTTGGTTTAAGTTTCATTTTATGCTCATGACACAGTATTGGTTTTGTCGTTGCATGCCTAAGTGGaacttgttttgtgtttcagtttatgAAGAAGCATGGGAATCTCTGTGCCAAAGCTAAATATGAGGCCAAAGTCCCCCCCTACTATTACATCCCCCAGGCTTGTGACTGCTTGTAAGTTGATGGTTTGTTCAGTGGGGCAGACCTTTTCAGCTATCAAACTGCTGCTTCCCTCTACAGGTCTCTTTGGTTGGCTGGTGAAAATAGAGTAGAGGCAGATCAGCTTTATCcgtattttcctctttcagggTTTTAAAAGAACAGTGGATTAGAGCTAAATATGAGCGTGAAGAATTTGTTGCCACCCGAGTCTGCCAAGATCCTTGTTCTGCAGGTAAAAGTTAGGATTGCCAGGGAAAAGGTATTAGCTTTAAGGCCAGCAGCACAGTACTCTGGTTGCAGCCTTGAAGATCTTTGAGGATGGCTTGCCACATATGAGTTGCTGGATGTGCAGGCCATGCTTTTGAGGCTGTAATTTTGAGAAGCTCCCAACAAGTACAAGGTGTATTTAGCCTATATGTGTGTTCTTACAGTTCTCTAGTTCTCTACTGATTCATTCCATTCAAAGTGAAAATTCTCAGATGGAAAAGAGACTTGAAACCCTGTGGCACATTACCACGTAGATAAACAGTCCTGCTATAGTGCTACCTTTGTCTGATGCTCGTCTTGGTCCCATATGCAGGTAGCCATGAAGGAATTCTCTGGAAGCGTGGGCGGGAAAGCAGACAGTTCCAGAAGAGGCGATTCCTCCTGTCAGCAAGGGAAGGGATGTTGAAGTACTACACTAAAGAAGTGAGTTCCCCAGCCACAGCTGGTTGTAGGTAGCTGGTCAACAACCAGCCTCAGACTCTACTCTTTACCAGTTGAAAATAGTATAAAGAGCTTTGTCTCTAGTTTGCCAGGCAGGTCAGCCTGTGTTTGGAGCAGCCCAGATGTTTCTGCATTAACATCTGTGGTATCTTAGGCAATTGCTCTTTTGGATTTCGCCCTTTTCCTCATCCCTTATCTTAACCCTGCAGGCTCCTTTTGCTTAGTGAACGAAGGACATGAATACTGAATagcaaaatgaagaagagaTCTGTTAGCAGATGCTACTTCTCACATTGCCAAAATATTCTCTCATCAGCTGCTGCAGTAACATCCTCAACATGTCTCCCAGTGAGAATGTGTAGCTAATTGATCTCCAGCTGTGAGGTTGGAGAGAATCTTTGCAGTGCAGACACATCACTTTCCAAGAGCCAGCCAGCATTTGTGAAGGAAGAGGAGTTACTCTGTGTAACTGACTTTATGTGACACATAGCTATAGCTTTTATTCTTCAGGTATGTCCAGTTATCAGGTACTTTAGGATGCCTGCTTCTGTTCAGTAGGGACCTAGTTCTCATACAATTATCTGTCCTCCATTGCCTTCCTTATCACCACTTTAATACAGTGATGCTTTTCATTTCGCAGACCAAAGGTCCAAAAGCCATTATCAGCATTGAGAAACTGAATGTGATGTTCCAGACAGAGAAAATCCAACATGCTCATGGACTGCAGATCACGTACAAGACAAATGGTCAGACAAGGAACCTTTTTGTCTATCATGAAAGTGGAAAGGTGAATACCACAGAGATTTTGGAATGAGCAAGATTCTCAGATGTTGGATATATAATTTGGAATATATACCTGTTTCTGCAGGATCtgattttctctgaaatcacTATGACTTGTAGAGTATAGAAAGTTGCAGAATTTTACACTAGTAACTTTAACGTCTTGCTCCTGTTCTGTTGGAGCACGTAGGCTTCATTGGGGCACATATGTAAATCTCTGTAAGGTAACTCTCTAATGGTTTTATATAATTCAGAGGTTATATTATTTGAAGCCTTCTTGACACATATGGAAAATATTGTTGCTCTGCATTATTTCCAAACAGACTGATAATTGAAAAAGACTGAACCAATTGAAAACGCCTCTGAACACAGACTTGAGTTATTCTCCATTCTGAGGATGTCTGGGACCTTCCTggacataatttaaaaattattttggaggCTTAGTGTTTCTCAGGTGTCTGGGACAAATCGCTGACTCTCTGTGGACCTTGGGAAGAAACtgcatctttttaaagaagtcaGAATGAAGGAGAAAGGCCTTTATGGAAAGGCAGTGTTCTTACCCCTTCAcgttatttttgtctttatgtttgtctttgctttttccctAGGAGATTGTTGACTGGTTCAATGCCATCCGGGCAGCACGTTACCATTATCTTAGAACAACCTTCCCAACTGTCCCTGAGTCTGAGGTGAGAACTGAACAGGGCTTGAAGCAGTCTGTGCAAACACAGCAtgggaaaacattttcccaCTTCTGCCAGAGCCAGGTGCTCAAACAGCTGCATATGGGTTTGCAAATGCCAGCTGCTTCTCTCTGGAGAAAGAGGGAGGCTGTCATGCCAGGCTGTTCTTGAGACCGCCATGGTGGCTGTCCTCTAGTGTGCCTCAGCCTGGTCCTGAGGCTGGGATTTGGAGGCAGCAGCTTTAAAGTACATGAAGCTGGTACAGGTATCCGTGGAACTACTGCTAGACTATGTGATGGcattgaggaaaaataaatctgcagagCAGATATGTAGAAACAGTTGTTCAAGAAACAGATAGAGGCCCTACTTGTGAGAGAGGAACTCCATAATGCTTACTCAGATAATCCATCAGGAGGTAGTGCTTTTGTTTCCCCTCTTATTTGAAATATCTGAAGCTCTTTTTATCTGCACAGCTAGATACGGATGAACTTCTGGAGAAAAACATCAATCACATCCttaatcttttcttcctcctgatcAACTTTGGACATAAAAACTAAATCATTGATTGCTTTTCAAAGCATATCTGTGCTTAGCCATACCAGCTGTGCGTAAGAAGAGTTAACACCTCTAATCACTCATGCTCAATGTCTCTGTTAGTGCCAACACAAATATTCTTTAATACTCAGCTGCCGTAGAGATGGAATAAAGGAAAGTCTTTTAATAGCAAACACAAGGAAGCAGAAGCTAATTTGGGCATCTGTGATCAGTCTCTTACTTTGACTTGCTGGTCATCTTTCCTGGCAGGAGTATTGGGTTCTCAAGTGAACACAAAGATGGTCTGTCCCACACTATTCCTTTCCTTGCATTGGGCATCACtgaatttgcttctttttcttctgttgtccTTCACATTCCTTAATATAGCCACTTCTCTGATCATAGATAGGTAGAATTAAGATCTCTTTCAGAGCAGCCAGACCACAGCCAGCCAAATTAGTGTACGATACAGTGCCAAATTCGTAGGTGAGCCTTGGGATGGATGGAagttgcagaagaaaaggcCACACGAAAGTCTACGTGTGGTTCTTTTAACGTGTAATCTTGCAACAATCTTATGTTCCTTCTTAATTCAGACTTCCCTTTACTGAGCAGCCAAAAACAACCCCAACCATAAAAGCCAAAATTGACGGTgatttgctttgaaagaaacagaacagaaaagcaagcttGAATGAGATGGCAgacctttttgtgtgtgtgttctccTAGCTCATACCCCGGATCACAAGAAATTATGTAAAAGAAGGATATATGGAGAAAACGGGACCAAAGGTAGGTCTGGCTTACATGCATAGCAGTACACAAACAGGATTCTTCTAGGAGATTATTTGATAATGCTGTAATTGTTTACTAGTAAGCAGTTTCTTGAGTGACTGCATGCTTCCTGGGTTGATAAAAGACATTGTAAAGCCTGTTGCATTCTTGGGGTCATGCTTTattttgtgcaggaaaaaacaactgtgaAGAAGGATCCTCCTTGAAATGTGAGATGGATTGGCTGGCAGTGGACACACTAAGTACTGTTGAGCAACTAAATAGGTTCCTGTATCAGTTGCCTGCTAACTGCAGCTCTAGAACTGCAGCCGCCTCTAGAACAGAACATCACATGCTAACTCCCTTACTTCCCTATTTCTCTTGAAGTCAGTAGCACAGAAGTCACAtctgtgcacagcagcaaaTTCTTAGGTGTTAAGCCTATGTTGggttgtgggtttgtttgttttttttgtgggaaGTTatttgggctgctgcttctttgaACATCAGAGGGAGATTGGGAGAATTCAGGCTCTGCTGAAGGACCAGAGAAAGACCAGAATTCTTCTCTGGGAGTTGGTCTTTACTGAACTTGTACCGTCTCCTTGCAGCAGAAGGAGACCTTCAAGGTGCGCTGGTTTAGCCTGGACTCTCAGGAGAGGAACCTGCTATACTTTAAAAATCCACTGGTAAGAGCGGTGTTCTTCAATATCTCCCAAGCCCCTTCACGAAGGTGGATGGGAAGAAGGGGTCTGCTGGAGCTGTACTGTCCACTTGCTAATGActgtcttctgtttcctttctagGATGCATTTGCACTGGGACAGATTTTTATTGGAAGGATGGATGAGGGCTATGAAGTACGAGCTGGCTTGCCCCAGGGAGTCTGTGTGAAGAAGAGGAAACCAGGGATCACCATGGTCACACCAATGCGAGAGTTTTTGTTTATATGTGAGAATGATaaggagcagagggaatgggTAGATGCCTTGAATGGAGTCATTGCCCAGCCTTTGACTGGTTAAGACTAACAGTGACTTCTGGTGAACTGCACTTCTTGGGCTCTGTTCAGCACTGGTCTGCAGCCTCTGCGAGGGTGATGTTCAAGCCCCCTCAGTGACTACCACAAAGGGCTTCCTTCAACAACTAAAGGCACAGGGAGGGTgacaacagagaaacaaataagGTGGAGTGCAGATATTCAAAAATGATCtgtgtccctgcacagccttcctCTGAAGtgccttctttcttctttcccttctctgcttttGAGCAGAGGAGGCCTTCCCAGACTGATGTGGGGATGAATCAGCCAGTGTTGTCTTATGGAATAAAACACAATGTCAGTGGAGAAAGTCTGACCACAGAGGGCTGGCATGAATTTCCTTGAGGACTCCTGCAGGTGATATTATATCAGAtcctccttttcttgctttggtCTGATATCAAATCTAGAAGGATGTACTTGACAATCCACCTGGTGGCACATATTCTGCCAGTGAATGTGATCATCTGTTACATGAGTGCATAGAATCAGTGACAAGAGGCAAGACATCACCATCTACCAGGATGATGCAGGGCATCCTGTTGGATAGACCAAAGATATAAATTCATGCTGGAATGACTGGATGAATCTCAGGGagaagcagagccaggcagctATATTCTACCTGACTGCAGCTCCTATCCAGATAGGGATAGATTTGTTTTCCATGGAGTGGTTTTAATGCCTTTTACAGTGTTAGATTTTTGTCAcagaaattgtaaaaaaaataaaagtcaagtTTGAATTGTGGAGAATACTCTAATGGAATCACTCTAATGATGGATGTTCCTAGCTCCTTGCTTTCAACAGTCTCTGCTATTTGATTCTTTTATGAGTGGCAAATGAGACTTGTAAAgacctttttttattatttcttttcttttccaaagcaacCCCACATACTGCTCCAGTCAAGACATGAGTTCAGGGTGAAGACGCACTGATTGGTGTCATATCCTAAAAACAGCTAAAGCTTTGGGTTGTGGATTCACTTACTGAATTTGATTAGTCTGAGCATTGGAAGGCAGAAGCTAGTTTTAAAAGTGTTAATCTTCCTTGGCTTGTTTGAAGACACTCAAGGAATGAGGACCTGCATGGAAAGTACGGAGTGAGTGCCTCCTGATTAGGTGCTATGTACATCCATTCTGCGCAGGAATGGGTGAGGATTTGCACTGGCTCACACAGTGCACTGAGTGTTTTCTTGCCTCACACCCCAGCCCAAGATTTGGTTCTACCAAGCAGCCAGTCATTCAGatatttaattcttcttttcagaTACCCTTAGTTTGCAAATCAGGCGGAAGTCTTGCAGACTAAGCTTCTGGTGAAGCTTCCaccttttgctgctgcttgccaTCCAGCTAAAGGCACCCCAAATAGTTCTACAGAAAGAAGGAAGTACCAATATGTGCAGGGATT
This window harbors:
- the ADAP2 gene encoding arf-GAP with dual PH domain-containing protein 2 isoform X2, producing the protein MDRDRPKAPLLELLKTAGNGRCADCGAADPEWASYKLGIFICLNCSGIHRNLPQISRVKSLRLDFWENDLIEFMKKHGNLCAKAKYEAKVPPYYYIPQACDCLVLKEQWIRAKYEREEFVATRVCQDPCSAGSHEGILWKRGRESRQFQKRRFLLSAREGMLKYYTKETKGPKAIISIEKLNVMFQTEKIQHAHGLQITYKTNGQTRNLFVYHESGKEIVDWFNAIRAARYHYLRTTFPTVPESELIPRITRNYVKEGYMEKTGPKQKETFKVRWFSLDSQERNLLYFKNPLDAFALGQIFIGRMDEGYEVRAGLPQGVCVKKRKPGITMVTPMREFLFICENDKEQREWVDALNGVIAQPLTG
- the ADAP2 gene encoding arf-GAP with dual PH domain-containing protein 2 isoform X1, with amino-acid sequence MMPMLYLERGALLSGFTNPEVRLSLRSQLLPPFPPRSRAAGSSRALCRAPDRVCARYERFGRYRSTDAALLHSKLFIFSFSRKRKPSLERGIGGATDPEWASYKLGIFICLNCSGIHRNLPQISRVKSLRLDFWENDLIEFMKKHGNLCAKAKYEAKVPPYYYIPQACDCLVLKEQWIRAKYEREEFVATRVCQDPCSAGSHEGILWKRGRESRQFQKRRFLLSAREGMLKYYTKETKGPKAIISIEKLNVMFQTEKIQHAHGLQITYKTNGQTRNLFVYHESGKEIVDWFNAIRAARYHYLRTTFPTVPESELIPRITRNYVKEGYMEKTGPKQKETFKVRWFSLDSQERNLLYFKNPLDAFALGQIFIGRMDEGYEVRAGLPQGVCVKKRKPGITMVTPMREFLFICENDKEQREWVDALNGVIAQPLTG
- the ADAP2 gene encoding arf-GAP with dual PH domain-containing protein 2 isoform X3: MKKHGNLCAKAKYEAKVPPYYYIPQACDCLVLKEQWIRAKYEREEFVATRVCQDPCSAGSHEGILWKRGRESRQFQKRRFLLSAREGMLKYYTKETKGPKAIISIEKLNVMFQTEKIQHAHGLQITYKTNGQTRNLFVYHESGKEIVDWFNAIRAARYHYLRTTFPTVPESELIPRITRNYVKEGYMEKTGPKQKETFKVRWFSLDSQERNLLYFKNPLDAFALGQIFIGRMDEGYEVRAGLPQGVCVKKRKPGITMVTPMREFLFICENDKEQREWVDALNGVIAQPLTG